CAAAGCTCTGACAGGAGTGATCGTCATGGCAAAACGCATTAAGTTTAGCTTAATTGGCGGGGGGTTTCGTGCACAATTTTACTTAAGAATAGCTCAGGCCTTGCCAGATCAGTTTATTGTATCGGGAATGGTTGTTAGAGATGAGATAAAAGGAAGGCAATTGGAGGTTCAGTGGAACGTAGTTACTTATCGATCAATTGATGAATTGCTTCAAAATGAAAACCCAGATTTTGCAGTGTTGTGTGTGAGTAGAATGGCTAGTCCAAGCTATCTATTTGATTTAGCGAATCGAGAAATTCCTGTACTTGCGGAAACACCTCCTGCACCTGATTTCGATGGTTTATTAGCATTGACAGATCTAATGGAGCGTGGAGCAAAGATTCAGGTCGCAGAACAATATGTTTTTCAACCGATGCATGCTGCTTATTTAAAAGTTGTAGAGTCCAGAAGGCTAGGGGATGTAAACGAAGCGACTGTTTCTGTTTCTCATGCTTATCATGGAATGAGCTTGATTCGTAAAATGTTAGGAATTGGTTGTGAGGAGGCGCAAATTCAAGCGATGCGTTTTCAATCTCCTTGGGTATCTGGCCCCAATCGAAAGGGTATTCCTGAAGCAGAAAAAATTGTGATGTCTAGAAGAGATATCGCATGGATCAGATTTGGCGATAAATTAGGAATTTATGATTTCACAAAAGATCAACATAGATCTTGGATTCGCTCTAATTCTATTTCTTTGCGCGGGGTGCGTGGGGAGATATTTGATCAACGATTAAATGTACTTGAAGATTATAAAACACCGCTTTATTTGGATTTTAAAAGAATAAACAAAGGTGAAGAAGGAAATTTAGAAGGATATTTTCTAGAGGGAATTTTGGCTGGGGAAAGATGGGTATATAAAAATCCATTTGCTCCAGCCCGATTATTTGATGACGAGATTGCGATTGCTGATTGTTTAATAAAAATGGCTGACTATATCTCAGGAGGACCTAGCTTCTACAGCTTATCTGAAGCAGCTCAGGATCATTATTTAGGGCTGTTAGTTGAGAAAGCGATTGAGACTGAAAGTATTGTAACTTCAGAGAATCAACCTTGGCATGAGTTTATGAATAAATAAAAATATGTAGAACTTTATGTAGAGGAGGTAAATGATGAATAAGCAGTTAGAGGTAGTCACCTTTGGCGAGAGCATGGGGTTGTTTACCCCTCCAATGGACAAAACTTTAGAATCAGCAAAACAGTATTTTCGTTCATTTGGTGGAGCGGAAAGTAACGTTGCTATCGGGTTAGCTAGACTAGGGCATTCTGTTGGATGGTTTTCACGGTTAGGCCAAGATCCAATAGGTGTATCTATTTTGAAAACCTTAAGAGGTGAAAATGTAGATGTAACTAGAGTTCAGTTAAGTGAAGGCGTTTCGACAGGTTTTATGATGCGGCACATTAAAACAGGAAGAGTAGAAGTGTTTTATAATCGAAAATCATCAGCAGCAAGTATGATGAAACCAGAAGATGTGGATGAGCAATATATAAAACAGGCTCAAATATTACACATTACTGGGATTACACCTTCTCTTAGTTCATCATGTCGTGAAACGGTTTATTATGCTGTCAATATTGCAAAGCAGAACGGGATAAAGATTTGTTTTGATCCTAATTTAAGATTAAAGCTATGGAGCATAGAAGAGGCTCGCTCAACATTGATGCCGCTTATAGAAAAAGCAGATTATTTCCTGCCAGGATTAGAAGAGCTAGAGCTATTATTTGAGACTAAGGATTGGGATGTTATTCAAGATAAGTTAAAGCATTTAAAAGCTACATCGATTGTAAAAGGGGGCAAAGGAATTAATTATGTTGTTTCTAAGGATGGAACAAGCGAAGTATTGTATGAATTAGCCGATAATGTAGTTGATGCCATTGGTGCTGGAGATGCATTTTGTGCTGGTTTTTTATCAGGTGTATTAAATGGATTATCTCCATGCAAAGCGGTGGAAAGAGCTCATTTAAATGCATCTGTTGTCATTCAAGATCATGGTGACTGGGAGCCATTACCTGAAGCTAAAACAATAGATCAGTTGATATCAAAACAACAATTTGTAGAGAGATAGATATCCCAAAAAGTGAACCAAATTCATAAAGAAATGAAGTGGAGAGGTTATAGATGAAAAAGTATGAAACTTTAAAAAAAATAAATCAATATGGTGTAGTTGCTGTTTTAAGAGGGAGGTCAGCAGAGGAAGTATTGAAAATGTCTGAAGCGGCAATTGCAGGTGGGATTAAAAGCATTGAAGTAACAATGACGGCACCAGGTGCGTTAGATATCATTGAAGAGTTATCAAATAAATATGGTCAGGACACGCATCC
The window above is part of the Chengkuizengella sp. SCS-71B genome. Proteins encoded here:
- a CDS encoding Gfo/Idh/MocA family protein, which codes for MAKRIKFSLIGGGFRAQFYLRIAQALPDQFIVSGMVVRDEIKGRQLEVQWNVVTYRSIDELLQNENPDFAVLCVSRMASPSYLFDLANREIPVLAETPPAPDFDGLLALTDLMERGAKIQVAEQYVFQPMHAAYLKVVESRRLGDVNEATVSVSHAYHGMSLIRKMLGIGCEEAQIQAMRFQSPWVSGPNRKGIPEAEKIVMSRRDIAWIRFGDKLGIYDFTKDQHRSWIRSNSISLRGVRGEIFDQRLNVLEDYKTPLYLDFKRINKGEEGNLEGYFLEGILAGERWVYKNPFAPARLFDDEIAIADCLIKMADYISGGPSFYSLSEAAQDHYLGLLVEKAIETESIVTSENQPWHEFMNK
- a CDS encoding sugar kinase; this encodes MNKQLEVVTFGESMGLFTPPMDKTLESAKQYFRSFGGAESNVAIGLARLGHSVGWFSRLGQDPIGVSILKTLRGENVDVTRVQLSEGVSTGFMMRHIKTGRVEVFYNRKSSAASMMKPEDVDEQYIKQAQILHITGITPSLSSSCRETVYYAVNIAKQNGIKICFDPNLRLKLWSIEEARSTLMPLIEKADYFLPGLEELELLFETKDWDVIQDKLKHLKATSIVKGGKGINYVVSKDGTSEVLYELADNVVDAIGAGDAFCAGFLSGVLNGLSPCKAVERAHLNASVVIQDHGDWEPLPEAKTIDQLISKQQFVER